CAACGGGGCTGAAATAGGAAAACTTACCTTCGAACTGAGTGAAAAGCTCTTTGACTTTGATTTTCCCGGCCACTATCGCAGGAAGATAAAATCCATTTTGGTTACTATTCCTGCCATCATGCGGCCCTATCAAAACATCAATGCCACCCTGGTGCAAAACAGTAACAAAATTGTTCTGAAGCCTGATATAAAGGCCATTGAACACGTTATGGAGCCGGCCACTTATCCGGATTATCCCGATGGCTCCCTGCGTGAAAACTGGTTGCCGAACCAGCAGATAGCCATTACCCGTGGCGTTGATGACAGCGGTCTTTTTGTGCTGGATTTTCGTGATGAACAATACCTGCCCTTTGAAGGAACGGGAGCAGTATCCCGCTGGACCTTGCACCTGCCTCCCGAATCCAACAGAATTGATTTTAACACCATATCCGACATTATCCTTCAAATAAAATATACCGCCCAAGATGGGGGAGAAAATTTAGCCAACCAAGTGAAAGCTTTGCTTTATGCCGATAACCCACCATATCCCTATTCATTGGCCAAGTGTGTTGATCTGAAGCAAAGCTATCTGGCAGAATGGCAAAAATTTATCAATAGCTGGCCCTCGGGGGGGCTGCAGCAGATTTCTTTCCCCATTAACGATGAAATGATTTTGCCAAATTTGAAAGATGTACAAATAAGTACAGCCACTGTTCTTCTGCAAACCCCGGCAGGGATTGAGGTATCTGATAGAGACAGTACCAGCCAATTTGTTTATTTGAAGACCGGAGATAAAGATCGTCAACCGGTGCCGATCAATAACAATATCGGCAGTATAGTCTTGTCCAAGACCCTTCCAATAAAGGAGAACTGGCTTCTGGAACTGGATACGGCCCGGCTGCCCGCTGTGCTGCTGGACAAAGGGGTGATCAACCCGCATGTTTTATTGGACATGGTAGTTCTTATTGGCTATGAGTCCAACGTATTTAACAAGCCCAAGAAAAATTAAAATATAAAAATTAACAAGGAGGCGTAATAATGGGTTGGGAAAATTGTGTAGCTAACATCAGAACCACCCTTGATCGAAATGCAAAGGAAGTTAATGAAGTAAACTGGTCTGCAATAGACCAGGATGCTCTGGATAACGATACATTTAGAAATGGGTCACCCTTCTCTCTGATATGTCCAAGCAGGCATTGCACGGATTTTGCCGATATTTCTCCCCAGGCCCATAGGATTTGTCGTTGCGAGGATATGAACGGCAATCCGATACCTAATTGCGAACCTAAAGACTATTTGTATCCTTATCCGTCTCAGGTTTGTTTAAACATAGACAATCCAAGTGATTATAGTGGTAAAAGAAGTCGGGCTTGCACTAGGCAGGGGGACAGTTACTATCAACTTACCTGTCACTGCTGCTGCTCCTGCTTTGCATATGGAACCAAGATAGGTACCCCCAACGGGCACAAGAAAATAGAAAAGTTTGCAGTGGGTGATTTGGTCTTGGCAGCTGGTATCGAAACCAGTGCCGGAGGGATAAAATTAAATTGGTCACCGTTGAAAGTGTCTTTTAGTTCTGGTACAGGGCCTGACAGCCACCAGCCTGCCATGGTATATATAAGGCACGGCGATACGGGTTCCATTATAGTTACGCCGGATCATTTATTTCTTATGCCTAATGGAAAGTTGAAAAGGGCAGATCGGCTGGTGCCCGGAAAAGATCAATTGGTTTCATACGAAGGTCGGCCCGTGCCCGTTCATGAAGTGAGTATAGGAGAATATGAAGGCGGTGTTCATCACATTGCCACCCAAAAGAATTTTACAGGGGATTTGGATGGGCACCTGCTTTTATCTGAAGGGGTGGTTTCCGGTGATTTCAATCTCCAGATTCATGCTACGGAATTAAAAGAAAAGTATTTTATAGTGGATCATGACAGTTATCCCCAAATTGGCACCAAGGAATATATAGAACAAAATAACGAGTTGGTACAGGGAAGCTATTTGAATTTTCAGGTTGCCGGCCTAAACGAAAGCAATACGGCACCTCAACCCCTGAAATATTTCGTTCATGGACAAAAAGTCTCGTATATTCCCGAAACTGCGGCAAAATACTTGAGCAGCTTACAAGAAATCGATGTCAATGATAACGCGGAAAAGCGCAGCTTTTCCGAAATGAACATGGGAAATGCTGCGGTTAATTACGTCCTTAAACTGTTCAGAGGATTTTATTCAAACATCATCTTCCATCATGACATTGCCCGCCTTGAGCCCAATGCATATGCCTTTAACCAGTATGGAAAGGATATAGTTGTCCTGTCTGGGGGACTGAGCAGGATTAAAAACCTGCAAATGGAAGGCCTGGCGGTAATATTAAGCCATATGGTCACAAGACTTCAGAAAAGTGATCCCCTTGACTATAATGGTTATACTTCCGTAGCCATGGCAGACTATTACAGCCCCAGTGTATTGCAGACAGTCCTGTTTGACAAGCTGTATGCCGATGTCCTTAAAGAAGGCGTAAAACAGATTGAAGACAACATCTTTTCCAATATAGACAAAAAGCATGCTGCCTTTGAGGAAGATCCATATACTCCCACTTGGGAGACTCGTCTGGATTCCCTAGATGCAGGCTATGCCATGGATTTCCCGCCTGAGGAAATAGGCGGACCCGTATTCCAGGGATTAAAGCTACAGGGTGCTGAGGCCTTTTCAGCGGTGCTAACCCAGGATTCCTTTATAGCCGGCGATATTGACTCGGCAGTTTCTCGGCAGGTCTTTGAAATGTTAAAGAAAAACAAAGTTCTGGACGAACAGGGAGTTTTAAGTAGCAAATTCAGCATTGATACTGACCTTGACTTTTTATTCAAAGAAAAGCCAAAAAATCTCAAGAGATACCTTACGGAAGGGGTTCGCTATATGCTTATGCATGAACATGCTAAAATCCGCCTGACCTTCAATTTACCGATGTCTGCAGCAAGGGTATCTGCTGTCAGCAACTATGAGCTAGAGCCCGAAACCAGTATTTTTCATGCCGAAGTAGATGAAAAGGATGCCTCTGTCCTATGGCTGGCAGCTCCATTACAGAGAGATAAAGAATATACTTTGACTGTTTCCAATTATTTTACATCCCAGGACGGATCGACTCTTGACCCTAAATATAATAGCATCAAAGTTAAACTTAGTTAGTTATCTGATTATATTATTCACTAAAATACACTAATAATTTACCCAAAATGGGTGGCTTACACCTGCTATTTTTGGTTTCTGTTAATTTTCGTCATAAAACTCGGAGAGGTACGCTTAAAGTGCCTCTTTAAGCTATCTTTTTATTCTATAAGAAAACATAAAACTTCCGATATACATAAGGGTCAGATGCCGAATACCGTTTTGAAAGAAAGAGGGATACCTATGGAATCAGCGATGCCAGCCAACAGCAAACTGATAAATCAAAAAATAAAATTTGGCAAACTTTTAGGGTTAAAAGGTGCGGTTTCCTCTGAAGTATTATATGCCGCCAAAGGTAATGCAGAGTATCTTCACAATTTAATGATATCCAAAAATAAGCCAGAATTCATGCACTATCTTTTGAAAAATCCCGTACAAACTAATATTAACCCGACTGAACAAGAGATTGTAAATTTTGTTGAGGAGTTAGAAAGGAAATTATTCCATCAGGAACAAAAGCAGTCTTATGAAAGGCGGTACGGTATTTTTTTTGAACTGGACCCCAAAAAAGATTCCAGAGCCGAACCCTGCAAGTCCTGGGCCCCAATAAAGACCCCTGACTTTCGGGAGGTATACCTTGACCATAATGCCACGACCCCCGTCCGTCCCGAAGTAGCAAGTGTATTGTTGAATTATTATTCCGGCAAGTACGGTTTCGGTAATCCAAGCAGCAACACAGTACAGGGTTCCTACGCAGCAGCCCTTGTCAGCGAGGCCAGGCAGCGGATTGCCAATTGTCTCGCGGCATCTCCCAGGGAAATCATTTTTACTGGTTCAGGCAGCGAAGCCAACAACCTTGCTATAAAAGGGATTGCCTTTAAGGATTTAGATAAAAAAGGACATCTTATTACCAGTAAGGTGGAACATCCTTCTGTACTTAGAGTCATGGAATACTTAGAAACCATAGGGTTTTCGGTTACATATCTTGCTACAGATAAATACGGCCAGGTTTTGCCAAATTCAGTAAAACAGGCCATAAGAAAGGATACACTTCTTGTGTCCCTTATGGCAGCTAACAATGAGATCGGGACCATCAATCCCCTCAGAGAAATCGGGCAGATTTGTAGAGAACGTAACATTCTCTTTATGGTTGATGGCATTCAGGCCTTCGGCAAGATACCCCTTAATCCCAAAGAAATGGGGATATCCCTACTGTCTTTTTCAGGACATAAAATTTACGCCCCCAAAGGTATTGGTGGCTTATATGTGGAAAAAGGTATTTCTCTTATTCCGCAGGTGCACGGAGGTGGTCAGGAGTCAGGCATCCATTCGG
This genomic interval from Desulforamulus reducens MI-1 contains the following:
- a CDS encoding Hint domain-containing protein, which encodes MGWENCVANIRTTLDRNAKEVNEVNWSAIDQDALDNDTFRNGSPFSLICPSRHCTDFADISPQAHRICRCEDMNGNPIPNCEPKDYLYPYPSQVCLNIDNPSDYSGKRSRACTRQGDSYYQLTCHCCCSCFAYGTKIGTPNGHKKIEKFAVGDLVLAAGIETSAGGIKLNWSPLKVSFSSGTGPDSHQPAMVYIRHGDTGSIIVTPDHLFLMPNGKLKRADRLVPGKDQLVSYEGRPVPVHEVSIGEYEGGVHHIATQKNFTGDLDGHLLLSEGVVSGDFNLQIHATELKEKYFIVDHDSYPQIGTKEYIEQNNELVQGSYLNFQVAGLNESNTAPQPLKYFVHGQKVSYIPETAAKYLSSLQEIDVNDNAEKRSFSEMNMGNAAVNYVLKLFRGFYSNIIFHHDIARLEPNAYAFNQYGKDIVVLSGGLSRIKNLQMEGLAVILSHMVTRLQKSDPLDYNGYTSVAMADYYSPSVLQTVLFDKLYADVLKEGVKQIEDNIFSNIDKKHAAFEEDPYTPTWETRLDSLDAGYAMDFPPEEIGGPVFQGLKLQGAEAFSAVLTQDSFIAGDIDSAVSRQVFEMLKKNKVLDEQGVLSSKFSIDTDLDFLFKEKPKNLKRYLTEGVRYMLMHEHAKIRLTFNLPMSAARVSAVSNYELEPETSIFHAEVDEKDASVLWLAAPLQRDKEYTLTVSNYFTSQDGSTLDPKYNSIKVKLS
- a CDS encoding cysteine desulfurase family protein translates to MESAMPANSKLINQKIKFGKLLGLKGAVSSEVLYAAKGNAEYLHNLMISKNKPEFMHYLLKNPVQTNINPTEQEIVNFVEELERKLFHQEQKQSYERRYGIFFELDPKKDSRAEPCKSWAPIKTPDFREVYLDHNATTPVRPEVASVLLNYYSGKYGFGNPSSNTVQGSYAAALVSEARQRIANCLAASPREIIFTGSGSEANNLAIKGIAFKDLDKKGHLITSKVEHPSVLRVMEYLETIGFSVTYLATDKYGQVLPNSVKQAIRKDTLLVSLMAANNEIGTINPLREIGQICRERNILFMVDGIQAFGKIPLNPKEMGISLLSFSGHKIYAPKGIGGLYVEKGISLIPQVHGGGQESGIHSGTENVGSILALGKAAELAHGEMEKERVRFLELRSFFLDGLKEIEPCFILYGSLENRIPNNLSIGFPAVDSGALLRSLNRIGISVSAGSACSSKKFKNSYVLEAIGADTEKYATIRFGFGLQTKEEDVAYLLKYLKQILNLIKETK